CCATACATGTTTCTCTTCTTTTCAAGGGAAGCATGAAATTTGACCTGGCATTTTCCTGATTTCAATCTCTTGGACGAAAGCTTGAGTTTATAGTCTCCACCGATATGATACTCTTCCATTACTAATAATATTGTCAATTAAAAAATACATAAAGTATTACCAGCTAATAATGACAATAAAATTAGGCTATTAATTTTAGCAAACCAACGTTTATACTAAATATTTTAGCTTTTACTCTTTCGCTTTCCTGAGAATTTACGTTTACCTCCAGATCCTCCTCTCGATTTGCTACCAGATTTAGGATTGTACTCCGGTCCCTCACCTATGTACTCAGGCAATGGAACTTTGCGAATCTCCGCACCAATCAGCTCCTCGATCTGAGCAAACTTGTACATATCTTCTTCATTGACGAAGGTGAAGGCCACACCTCGAGCCTCAGCTCTACCTGTACGTCCGATCCTATGTACATAGTCCTCCGCATCGCCAGGCACATTGTAGTTGATCACCATATCGATACCCTTGATATCTATACCGCGGCTCATCACATCTGTGGCTACCAGTACATTGATCTTCTTGTTGATGAAATCCTGGAGAACTACTTCCCTTTTGGATTGCTCCAGACCGGAGTGAATCGCCTCAGCATTGATCCCAATTTTCTTGATCGCGGCAGCCGCTTTGTCTACCTCAGTCTTCTTCGATAGAAAAACGAAAACGCTGTCTAGCTTCTTCGCTTTCAGCAGGTGCTTGATCAAATCCAACTTCTGACTATCGTAGGTCATAAAGGCAGCCTGAACAATCGCCTCACTAGGCTTAGATATCGCTATATTCAATTCGGCGGGATCATTCAATACCTCCTTGGCCAGTACCCTCATCTTTGGAGGCATGGTCGCCGAAAACATCAGGTTCTGGCGCTTAGCGGGGAGTCCCTCCATGATCTTCTTGATATCATCATAGAATCCCATGTCCAACATACGATCTGCTTCATCCAATATGAAATGAGTCACTTTTGACAGATCCACATATTCTTGATTGAGGTGAGCGATCAGTCGACCCGGAGTGGCGATGATGATATTGGCACCATTGACGAGGGCTTTCTTTTGGGTATCCCACGAGCTACCGTCTCCTCCACCATAGATAGCGAGAGAACTGATATCGACAAAATAGCCCAATCCCTGCAACTGCTGATCGATCTGCACAGCCAACTCGCGAGTAGGCACGATGATCAAACAGTCGATAGAACCATGATTGGCCTGCGCTTGAATCTGCTGTATCGTAGGGAGTAAAAAAGCCGCCGTCTTGCCCGTTCCCGTTTGGGCACAGGCAATCAGGTCTTTTCCTTCTAATATAAGTGGGATCGCTTGCTCCTGAATCGGAGTTGCATTTTCAAAGCCCATCGCCTCGATCCCTTCTAGTACCGGACTTTGAATTCCTACTTCTTTAAACTTCAATTATCTTCATGATTTGGTAAAAGCCAAATCTAGTCTTTATTCTTGAATTACACCGTTTAATTCAATGCTGGATGAATGAAATGGATAAACATTATTTTTCAAATCCATGTCTGCATTGTATTGTTCGGGATCGATCTCGATGGTTTTAATGTCGTCTAACGGCACTTCGATCTCGAATGTGTAATACGGATACACCCACGGCCAGTTGGTCAATCGCTCTGCCTCCTCGGCCAATGGTTTGGCTCCACGCATCAGGCTCAATGGGATATTGTAAGTGGTTTCAGTCCCATCCTTCTTTGTGACCTTTACATCTATTGGCATAGGCATCTCTCCCACTCTCTGTAGATGGATATTCGTCTTGCCTTTGGATTCATAAACCTGCGTGATACCATAGTCGATGCTCTTGGTCGTCTTCACCCAAAAATCGAAGTACCAGTCCAGTTCTATCTCGCTTTGTTTCTCGATTACCCTCATGAAATCAATCATATCTGGGTGTTTGAACCTCCACTGCTTGTAATACTCCAGCAATCCTTTTCTCAGGTTTTCTACTCCTACGATTCCTTCCAGCTGTCTGACAGTAATAGCACCTTTGGAGTAAGCAGCTGTGAGATAAGCTCTGTTGGTACTAAACATGTCCGAATGGGTAGTCAAAGGCTCCTCCTTACCTGAATCGACCAGTTTGCGATAGCCCCTCATGTTAGAGGCATGTGGATTGGTAGCTGGATAGTGAGGATTGAAAAGGTAGTCCTCTACTATGTTGGAAGAATAGGTCGTGAAACCTTCGTCCATCCAGGCATAGTAGCTCTCATTGGTAGCCAGCATCATCTGGTACCAGCTGTGCATCATCT
This is a stretch of genomic DNA from Reichenbachiella ulvae. It encodes these proteins:
- a CDS encoding DEAD/DEAH box helicase; the encoded protein is MKFKEVGIQSPVLEGIEAMGFENATPIQEQAIPLILEGKDLIACAQTGTGKTAAFLLPTIQQIQAQANHGSIDCLIIVPTRELAVQIDQQLQGLGYFVDISSLAIYGGGDGSSWDTQKKALVNGANIIIATPGRLIAHLNQEYVDLSKVTHFILDEADRMLDMGFYDDIKKIMEGLPAKRQNLMFSATMPPKMRVLAKEVLNDPAELNIAISKPSEAIVQAAFMTYDSQKLDLIKHLLKAKKLDSVFVFLSKKTEVDKAAAAIKKIGINAEAIHSGLEQSKREVVLQDFINKKINVLVATDVMSRGIDIKGIDMVINYNVPGDAEDYVHRIGRTGRAEARGVAFTFVNEEDMYKFAQIEELIGAEIRKVPLPEYIGEGPEYNPKSGSKSRGGSGGKRKFSGKRKSKS